AGGATTATCAGTGTGACTACCGTGTAATTTGGCCAAATGGTAGCATCCAATGGCTGACAGCTTTGGGGCGATATATCTATGACTCAGAAGGTCAAGCGGTACGAATGCACGGTGTTTTGTTTGATACTACAAATAGCAAACAAGCCCAAATCGAACGCGATCGCCTCTTAGAACAGGAGAAAGCAGCCAGAGCCGAAGCTGAACGTGCTAACCGAATTAAAGATGAGTTTTTAGCCGTTCTTTCCCACGAATTGCGATCGCCCCTGAACCCGATTCTAGGTTGGGCAAAACTACTACAACACCGCAAGTTTGACCCCCAGAAAACAGCCTCAGCCCTAGCCACCATCGAACGCAATGCCTACATCCAAACCCAACTAATCGATGACCTGCTGGATGTTGCCAAGATTTTACGCGGTAAATTTAGCATGGATGAAACTCCCGTCAATTTAGTCATGGTGATTGAGGGAGCGCTAGACACCGTAAGAACATCAGCCGTTGCCAAATCTATCTTCCTGCATCCAGTCCTAGCCCCAGTTGGGCAGGTTTCAGGCGACTCGGCTCGACTCCAGCAAGTTGTGTGGAACCTGTTGTCTAACGCTATTAAATTTACCCCTGAAGGTGGACAGATAGATATTCGCTTAGAGCGAGTGGGCAATCAAGCACAAATTAGCGTTAAGGATACAGGCAAAGGCATCAACCCTGAATTTTTACCTTATATCTTTGAGTCGTTCCGCCAAGAAGATGCTTCCACCACTCGTAAGTATGGAGGATTAGGGTTAGGATTAGCGATCGTCAGGCATTTGGTTGAGGCCCACGGGGGAACCATCCAAGCTGATAGTCCAGGGTTAGGACAGGGGGCAAAGTTTACAGTGTGGTTGCCCTTGTTAGAAACCACAGCCCAGGAAATTCCACCCGACGAATTAACACCAGAAGCAGATTTAACAGGGATTAAAGTCCTGATTGTTGACGATGAACCCGATGCTCGTGAATTAATTCAAGTAGTGCTGGAACAATATGGGGCAGAAGTGTTAGCTGCTACTTGTGCAGATGAAGTTTTAGCTTCTTTGCCATCGTTCCAACCCGATGTATTCATCAGCGACATTGGTATGCCAGACATAGATGGTTACGCCCTCATGCAGCAGGTACGTTCTCTACCACCTGAAAAAAGAGGACAGATAAAAGCGATCGCCCTCTCAGCCTACGCCAGAGTAGAAGATCAGCAGCGTTCCTTAGCAGTCGGTTTTCAACACCATATGTCCAAACCAGTTGATTTAGACAAGCTGGTACAAACAGTCTTTGAATTAGCTAGTTCGTAGTGAGGACTTTAGTCCTCTTGCATTAATACTTTGGCGTTGCTGACAATATTATTTTGAGGCTCACGCATTCGCCGTTAGGCGTTCCGCTTGCGGTAGGCGCAGAGGCACAAAGAAGAACAGAAGTTATATATATGGCAAGAGATTTTATGAATCAATCGGCAGTCACTACCGCATCCCCAGATGCGATGAGTGGTACGTCAGTCTTCGCAAGAACATGAGTACCAGTGGAAACCTTGCTAGATTATTTAAAGGCAGGAGAGTCTATTGATGATTTTTTAGAAGGTTTTCCTACAGTCAAGCGAGAACAGGTGATTGCTTTTTTAGAAGCAGGAGGTAGGAGGGAATAACTGTAGACTGTGGACTAATGACTAATGACCAAATAGAGAAGTAATACTACTCTCAAAAGACGTGAAGACCGATCCCGCTAGTGCTGCGACTCTCCGTAAAATGACGATAGAGAACAAATTGTTCCATCTGCATTTATAAATGGTCGTCCCTCAATCAGCCTATGCAACCAACTAACCCTAATCAATTTACAGAAAAAGCCTGGGAAGCGATCGCCCACACTCCTGAGATTGCTAAACAGCATCAACAGCAGCAGATAGAAAGTGAACATCTGATGAAGGCGCTACTGGAACAAGATGGTCTGGCCAGTGGGATTTTGACCAAAGCAGGTGTGAACTTACAAAAAATTAACGATCGCACTGACCAATTTATCAAACGTCAGCCCAAAGTCTCAGGTAACAGCACCTCAGTTTACCTGGGACGGAGTTTGGATACTTTGTTAGACCGGGCAGACGGATATCGCAAAGATTTTAAAGACGAATATATTTCTATTGAACATTTATTCTTAGCTTACGCCAAAGATGATCGCTTCGGCAGAGCTTTGCTGCAAGAGTTCGGCTTAGATGAAAACAAACTAAAAAATATTATTAAGCAAGTTCGTGGGAGTCAAACAGTGACCGACCAAAATCCAGAAGGCAAATACCAATCGCTGGAAAAATACGGGCGTGACCTCACAGAAGCAGCCCGTAAAGGTCAACTTGATCCAGTTATTGGTCGGGATGATGAAATTCGCCGCACCATCCAAATTCTCTCTCGGCGCACCAAGAATAACCCTGTGTTAATTGGTGAACCCGGTGTAGGTAAAACGGCGATCGCGGAAGGTTTAGCCCAGCGTATCGTCGCTGGTGATGTACCCCAATCCCTCAAAGACCGCAAGTTAATCTCCTTAGATATGGGGGCGATGATTGCGGGGGCAAAATTCCGGGGTGAATTTGAAGAACGTCTCAAAGCTGTATTAAAAGAAGTCACCGAATCCGGCGGTAATATAGTTTTATTTATTGATGAAATTCACACCGTTGTCGGTGCAGGTGCAACTCAAGGGGCAATGGATGCTGGTAACTTGTTAAAACCGATGTTGGCGCGGGGTGAATTGCGCTGTATTGGGGCGACAACCTTGGATGAGTACCGCAAATATATCGAAAAAGATGCGGCATTAGAAAGACGCTTCCAACAAGTTTACGTAGACCAGCCTAGTGTAGAAGATACAATTTCTATTTTACGTGGGTTGAAGGAACGTTATGAAGTCCACCACGGGGTGAAGATTTCCGATAGTTCCTTGGTAGCTGCCGCTACATTGTCCAGCCGTTATATTAGCGATCGCTTCCTCCCAGACAAAGCCATCGACTTGGTAGACGAAGCCGCCGCTAGGTTGAAAATGGAGATTACCTCCAAGCCAGAAGAACTCGATGAAATCGATCGAAAGATTCTGCAATTAGAGATGGAAAAGCTATCTCTGCAAAAAGAAAGTGATGCAG
Above is a genomic segment from Nostoc sp. MS1 containing:
- a CDS encoding DUF433 domain-containing protein is translated as METLLDYLKAGESIDDFLEGFPTVKREQVIAFLEAGGRRE
- the clpB gene encoding ATP-dependent chaperone ClpB produces the protein MQPTNPNQFTEKAWEAIAHTPEIAKQHQQQQIESEHLMKALLEQDGLASGILTKAGVNLQKINDRTDQFIKRQPKVSGNSTSVYLGRSLDTLLDRADGYRKDFKDEYISIEHLFLAYAKDDRFGRALLQEFGLDENKLKNIIKQVRGSQTVTDQNPEGKYQSLEKYGRDLTEAARKGQLDPVIGRDDEIRRTIQILSRRTKNNPVLIGEPGVGKTAIAEGLAQRIVAGDVPQSLKDRKLISLDMGAMIAGAKFRGEFEERLKAVLKEVTESGGNIVLFIDEIHTVVGAGATQGAMDAGNLLKPMLARGELRCIGATTLDEYRKYIEKDAALERRFQQVYVDQPSVEDTISILRGLKERYEVHHGVKISDSSLVAAATLSSRYISDRFLPDKAIDLVDEAAARLKMEITSKPEELDEIDRKILQLEMEKLSLQKESDAASRERLERLEKELADLKEEQRTLSAQWQSEKDVITKLQSVKEEIDKVNLEIQQAERDYDLNRAAELKYGNLTNLHRRLEETERELTQAQGTGKSLLREEVTEADIAEIISKWTGIPISKLVESEKEKLLHLEDELHHRVIGQDEAVTAVADAIQRSRAGLADPNRPIASFVFLGPTGVGKTELAKALASYMFDTEEAMVRIDMSEYMEKHAVSRLIGAPPGYVGYEEGGQLTEAIRRRPYAVILFDEIEKAHPDVFNIFLQILDDGRVTDAQGHTVDFKNTIIIMTSNIGSQYILDIAGDNSRYDEMRHRVMEAMRNSFRPEFLNRIDEVIIFHSLDKRELRQIVLLQVERLRHRLGDRKISLRLSDAALDFLAEVGYDPVFGARPLKRAIQRELETQIAKAILRGEFNDGDTIFVDVQNERLSFSRLPVEVFTS